Genomic segment of Archangium lipolyticum:
ACAGGGCATCGCGCTCCTGAGCCTGCGACTCGTCGATGACGATTTGAGGAGTGGGACCCTCGTTCAACCCTTTGGGCCGGTGCTCGAGGGCTACCGCTACCACCTCGTCCATCCCGCGGAAGCACGGGCGCGCCCGGAAATCTCAGCCCTTCGCGCCTGGCTCCGGAGCGCCGCGGCCCAGCCTTGAGCCCCGGCCGCGACGTCACTTCGAGCGCTTCGACGCGCGATAGGCCGCCCACGCGCCGGTCGACCAGAGGGCACAGGCGACGAGGACGGGCTGGAAGAAGAGCCGGATGAATCGCGCCCTGTCGGTGTCGAGACCGAACGCGCTGATGCCATTGACGTACTGCGAGATGTTGCCCGGGAAGACCGCGACGAAGAACGCGGCCACCACCCACCCGACCTGCGGGCGCAGGCGGCGCGCGAAGAGGAGCGCCGCGCCGAGCACGAGCTCGACCATGCCCGAAGCGAGGACGACGAAGTCGGCGTCGAGTGGTACCCACTTCGGCACCTGGGCCTGGAACTCGATGCGGGCCCACGTGAGGTGGCCCGCCCCCGCGAGGAGCAAGGAGGCTCCCAGCCAGATGCGTGCAAGGGTTTTCAGGAGACTGGGGCGTGCCACGGCAGCGTCTTGAGACATGATTCCTCCAAGGGAAGTTCGTGGATGCTGGCCGGCGGGCCGTGAGCAGCGGATGCCCCTCAGCGCTCGCGACTGACCTCCTGCTCGCACGGCGAGCGGTTCGGCCGCCAAGCATATTGCGTCAAATCAAATTGTACGCAACCTTTTTGTGGGAAGGACTACCGGCCAGTCCCAGGCGCATGGTTTCCTCCCCGACCAGTACTTCCTCGTGTTCCAGAAGGCGTAGGTCGGAATGAAGCGGCTCATGGGAGGGATGGGGCTCGCGTGTCTGCTCGGGACGGCGGCGGTGGCCGGAGGCCCCGTATTGCGCGAGCAGGTCCGGGTCAAGGTCGACGGTGTCGTCGAGCGCTGGCGCTTGGAGTGGCGCTCGACGCCCGCGCTCGAGTGCTTCGAGAGCTCGGGGGCCGTCTCCTGTGGCTGCGAGGGTTTCGCCTACGCCGAGCGTGGCGATCTGGAGCTCGTGCGCCTGCGTCCGGGCAAGCCACCCGAGCGCGTGCCGCTCACGCCCCTGTTCGAGAACCTCGCGATGAAAGTGGACGAACCCAAGGCGATGCTGCGGCGCTGGGCGCCTCGCGAGGGGGACGATGAAATCCATCCCGACAAGCTGATGGGCGTGCTCGGCCGCCGCAAATCATTGCGAGCCATGGAGCTCGGCGACTACGACCACGATGGCCAGGCGCGCGAGTTCGTGCTGCAGACGAATGCCTTCATCTGCGGCCTGCGCGAGGCGGTGCTCATCGGCTACGACCGGCGCGACGGCCGCGTGCGCGCGCTCGGCACCGCCGAGCACCCCGAGAAGCCGCTCGTGCTGGAGCCCGAGACCTGGGCGGAGCTGCTGAAGTCGAAGCAGGTCGAACGGGTGGAGATGGAGTGCGGCGACCACGGCAGTGAGATCCGGGACGTCATGCGCGTGTCCGCGGATGACAAGGGTTTGCACGCCACGCTCGACCGCTACCCGTGCACCGATGATGAAGATGGGGTG
This window contains:
- a CDS encoding DoxX family protein; translation: MSQDAAVARPSLLKTLARIWLGASLLLAGAGHLTWARIEFQAQVPKWVPLDADFVVLASGMVELVLGAALLFARRLRPQVGWVVAAFFVAVFPGNISQYVNGISAFGLDTDRARFIRLFFQPVLVACALWSTGAWAAYRASKRSK